The Aliivibrio fischeri genome contains a region encoding:
- the cra gene encoding catabolite repressor/activator produces the protein MTLDEIAKLAGVSKTTASYVINGKAQKYRISEKTQLKVMAVVDEHNYRPDHAASALRAGSSRSFGLIIPDLENTSYAKLAKLLEFNSRKAGYQILIGCSDDDPETEMNVAHALISRRIDALFVASCLPNGSDYYLGIQEKGTPIIAIDRSLDDEHFGCVISEDFDAAYELTKSVVNENVKSIGLIGALPELNISRERQLGFEAKAKEKGLASITGYGEHFNSESGKAIFEQWIKDNAIPDAIITTSYILLEGILDVLIERPELMTRIKLGTFGDNRLLDFLPIKVNSLPQQFELIADSALALGLNASAKRYQAGIELIPRKIIIR, from the coding sequence ATGACATTAGATGAAATTGCCAAACTTGCTGGCGTCTCCAAAACCACTGCAAGCTATGTCATCAATGGTAAAGCGCAGAAATATCGCATCAGCGAAAAGACACAATTAAAAGTCATGGCAGTGGTTGATGAGCACAATTACCGCCCTGATCATGCTGCTTCTGCATTGCGTGCAGGCAGTAGCCGTTCGTTTGGATTAATCATTCCTGATCTTGAAAACACCAGTTACGCCAAACTTGCTAAACTTTTAGAATTCAATTCAAGAAAAGCCGGTTATCAAATTTTAATTGGATGCTCTGATGATGATCCAGAAACAGAAATGAATGTCGCCCACGCACTTATTAGCCGTCGTATTGATGCACTATTCGTTGCAAGTTGCTTACCTAATGGCAGTGATTACTACTTAGGTATTCAAGAAAAAGGCACACCAATTATTGCCATTGACCGTTCATTAGATGACGAGCATTTTGGTTGTGTGATCAGTGAAGATTTTGATGCGGCTTACGAGTTAACCAAGTCAGTGGTTAATGAGAATGTAAAATCAATTGGCTTAATTGGTGCGTTACCAGAGCTGAATATTTCTCGTGAACGTCAATTAGGATTTGAAGCAAAAGCCAAAGAGAAAGGTTTAGCAAGCATCACGGGGTATGGCGAACACTTTAATAGTGAATCAGGCAAAGCAATTTTTGAACAATGGATCAAAGATAACGCCATTCCAGATGCGATTATCACCACCTCTTATATTTTGCTTGAAGGGATTTTAGATGTACTCATCGAAAGGCCTGAGTTAATGACCAGAATAAAATTAGGCACGTTTGGTGATAACCGTCTATTAGATTTCTTACCCATTAAAGTTAACTCTCTACCACAACAATTTGAGTTAATCGCAGACAGTGCATTAGCATTGGGGTTGAATGCCTCAGCAAAACGCTATCAAGCAGGAATAGAGTTAATTCCTAGGAAGATTATTATTCGCTAG
- a CDS encoding DUF2931 family protein, protein MNKYLLIALCLLVSSCATEPQVKPQQLDEWRVSTMAPRYYSAYVDILLITGEKKQGGWRGLVTKYTKLSTHPNSWKGRERYHSGYVIQSSELPGLVYIRWHSLANNVTYDKAIRISDDMRNKMREYHDIRCGKSNKLRPYKNNILLGLAPDGMISVFLNNRCFDNELQFKVQAVEYTVADDFVYPELSEEAQAYVDEHGVPTGIW, encoded by the coding sequence TTGAATAAGTATCTTTTAATTGCTCTTTGTTTATTAGTTTCCTCTTGTGCAACTGAACCTCAAGTTAAACCTCAACAATTAGATGAGTGGCGAGTTTCGACGATGGCACCAAGATATTATTCAGCGTATGTTGATATCTTATTGATTACTGGTGAAAAAAAACAAGGGGGGTGGAGAGGGCTGGTTACAAAATATACTAAGCTTTCTACGCATCCAAATTCTTGGAAGGGTAGGGAGCGATATCATTCAGGTTATGTTATTCAAAGTTCTGAGTTACCAGGATTAGTTTATATTCGTTGGCATTCATTGGCGAACAATGTCACTTACGATAAAGCAATTAGGATTTCCGACGATATGCGAAATAAAATGCGAGAATATCATGATATACGGTGTGGTAAAAGTAACAAACTTAGACCGTATAAGAATAATATTTTATTAGGTTTAGCTCCTGATGGAATGATTTCTGTTTTTTTAAATAATCGATGTTTTGATAATGAACTTCAATTCAAAGTACAAGCCGTAGAGTATACAGTTGCTGATGATTTTGTTTACCCAGAGTTAAGCGAAGAAGCACAAGCTTATGTTGATGAGCATGGCGTGCCTACAGGCATTTGGTAA
- a CDS encoding DUF2931 family protein produces the protein MINAKTFLLIIFCLLVSSCSTESQVKSQRLDEWTISTISPKYYTVRGDILLIVGEKKQGGWRGMIGKNTMESESPIGWDGGERFHSGYSINSDELPASFYIRWHSLANKKTYNKTIKVSEDIRNKMREYHDIRCGYYDLLLPYKNNILLGLAPDGMISVFLNGGCFDNELQFKVQAVEYKVADDFVYPELSEEAQAYVDEHGVPTGIW, from the coding sequence ATGATTAATGCTAAAACATTTCTACTCATTATTTTTTGTTTATTAGTTTCCTCTTGTTCAACTGAATCTCAAGTTAAATCTCAACGATTAGATGAGTGGACGATTTCGACTATTTCTCCTAAATATTACACAGTAAGGGGGGATATCTTATTGATTGTTGGAGAGAAGAAACAAGGTGGATGGAGGGGGATGATAGGAAAAAACACAATGGAATCTGAAAGCCCTATAGGTTGGGATGGTGGTGAGCGGTTTCATTCAGGGTATTCAATTAATAGTGACGAATTACCAGCTTCTTTTTATATTCGTTGGCATTCATTAGCGAACAAGAAAACATATAATAAAACGATTAAAGTATCAGAAGATATACGAAATAAAATGCGTGAATACCACGATATACGCTGTGGCTATTATGATTTATTACTCCCATATAAAAATAATATTTTATTAGGTTTAGCTCCTGATGGAATGATATCTGTATTTCTTAATGGTGGATGCTTTGATAATGAGCTTCAATTCAAAGTACAAGCCGTAGAGTATAAAGTTGCTGATGATTTTGTTTACCCAGAGTTAAGCGAAGAAGCACAAGCTTATGTTGATGAGCATGGTGTGCCTACAGGCATTTGGTAA
- the fruB gene encoding fused PTS fructose transporter subunit IIA/HPr protein — protein MLTLTKNNITLQQSAADKTTAIKAIAKQLATKGLVAENYVDGMLNREQQNSTFLGNGIAIPHGTVDTRELVNQTGVAIHHFPQGVNWGDDNVVYVAIGIAAKSDEHLGILKQLTKVLSADGVEEKLKQAQTEADIIALLNGEVQFEADFDASLIQLLFPASDMIQMSAVAGGLLKNSGNAESAFVAELVTKEPTHLGKGLWLVSTDKGVKRSGMSIVTTANGCEFNGLPVKGLIAIASCNASHQAFLTTITKAVAEQQQESILSATSEQLLAMFSTSTEETTVSADADNTAIFKIKNAHGLHARPGAMLVAEAKKYESKITVLNVNGDGKAVNAKSLMKVIALGVKHGHELQFTADGADAKEALAGIGAAIASGLGEG, from the coding sequence ATGCTGACATTAACAAAGAATAACATTACGCTGCAGCAGTCAGCAGCGGATAAAACAACAGCAATAAAAGCGATTGCAAAACAGCTAGCAACCAAAGGATTAGTTGCAGAAAATTATGTTGATGGAATGCTTAATCGTGAACAACAAAACTCAACATTTTTAGGCAATGGTATTGCTATTCCACATGGCACGGTTGATACCCGCGAATTGGTTAATCAAACAGGTGTAGCCATTCATCATTTTCCACAAGGTGTAAATTGGGGTGATGATAATGTGGTTTATGTGGCAATCGGTATTGCGGCTAAATCAGATGAGCACTTAGGTATTCTGAAGCAATTAACGAAAGTGCTGTCAGCCGATGGTGTAGAAGAGAAGCTAAAACAAGCACAAACCGAAGCTGACATTATTGCATTATTAAATGGCGAAGTTCAGTTTGAAGCGGATTTTGATGCGTCACTTATTCAATTACTTTTCCCTGCAAGTGACATGATCCAAATGAGTGCGGTTGCTGGCGGTTTATTAAAAAATAGCGGTAACGCAGAGAGCGCATTTGTTGCTGAACTGGTCACTAAAGAGCCGACTCATTTAGGTAAAGGTTTATGGTTGGTAAGTACGGACAAAGGCGTTAAACGTTCTGGTATGTCTATTGTAACCACTGCAAATGGTTGCGAGTTTAATGGCTTGCCTGTTAAAGGTTTGATAGCGATTGCTTCTTGTAATGCTTCTCACCAAGCGTTTTTAACGACGATCACTAAGGCGGTTGCTGAGCAACAACAAGAGTCGATTCTATCTGCAACTTCTGAACAGTTACTTGCGATGTTCTCTACTTCTACTGAAGAAACAACAGTAAGTGCTGATGCGGATAACACTGCAATCTTTAAAATTAAAAATGCGCACGGTTTACACGCTCGCCCGGGTGCAATGCTTGTTGCTGAAGCGAAAAAGTACGAATCAAAAATCACCGTATTAAACGTAAATGGTGATGGCAAAGCCGTGAATGCGAAAAGCTTAATGAAAGTGATAGCGCTTGGTGTTAAACACGGTCATGAACTGCAATTTACCGCAGATGGTGCTGATGCAAAAGAAGCGCTTGCTGGTATTGGTGCTGCGATTGCTTCTGGTTTAGGCGAGGGTTAA
- the pfkB gene encoding 1-phosphofructokinase has protein sequence MSTHLKSKVVTITLNPALDLTGSLDALSVGSVSLVSKGSLHAAGKGVNVAKVLSDLGAEVTVTGFLGRDNEELFCQLFEEMKAKDEFIRVDGATRINVKLVESDGRVSDINFPGVEVSQQAIAEFEVRLFELAKDHDFFVLAGSLPKGISPEQCAEWIEKLHQMGKKVLFDSSRAALAAGLDAHPWLIKPNDEELSEFVGRELNTPESCQQAAEDLAEKGIENIVVSLGSKGVMWLGQNNQKQAEWMYSQPPKMNVVSTVGAGDTLVAGLCWGHMQQDWDRSQILSFATALSALAVSQVGVGVPDIKMYKNYNNK, from the coding sequence ATGAGTACTCATTTAAAAAGCAAAGTCGTTACTATCACTCTGAACCCTGCTTTAGATTTAACTGGTAGTTTAGATGCGTTATCGGTTGGCTCTGTGAGCTTAGTAAGTAAAGGCTCACTTCATGCCGCAGGCAAAGGCGTTAACGTTGCTAAAGTGTTGTCTGATTTAGGCGCAGAAGTGACGGTTACTGGGTTTTTAGGCCGTGATAATGAAGAGCTTTTCTGTCAATTATTTGAAGAGATGAAGGCTAAAGATGAATTTATTCGTGTTGATGGTGCAACTCGCATCAATGTGAAGTTAGTTGAATCAGATGGGCGAGTGAGTGACATTAACTTCCCGGGTGTTGAGGTATCGCAACAGGCGATTGCTGAGTTTGAAGTTCGCCTATTTGAATTAGCAAAAGATCATGATTTTTTTGTTTTAGCGGGCAGCTTGCCAAAAGGTATTTCTCCAGAGCAGTGCGCAGAGTGGATTGAAAAACTGCATCAAATGGGCAAGAAAGTGTTATTTGATAGTAGTCGTGCTGCATTAGCTGCAGGTTTAGATGCACACCCTTGGTTAATTAAACCAAATGATGAAGAGCTGTCGGAATTTGTAGGCCGTGAATTAAATACACCAGAATCATGTCAACAAGCGGCTGAAGATCTTGCTGAAAAAGGCATTGAAAATATCGTCGTATCGTTAGGTTCAAAAGGGGTGATGTGGCTTGGTCAAAATAATCAAAAGCAAGCTGAATGGATGTATTCTCAACCACCTAAAATGAACGTAGTCAGCACGGTTGGTGCAGGTGATACGTTAGTTGCAGGTCTTTGCTGGGGTCATATGCAGCAAGATTGGGATCGTTCACAAATCTTATCTTTTGCTACCGCTCTTTCTGCTTTAGCTGTATCGCAGGTCGGCGTTGGTGTTCCAGATATTAAAATGTACAAGAATTACAACAACAAGTAA
- a CDS encoding DUF2235 domain-containing protein, protein MSERCIPCEKSKNWIELDFRDENNQSYEGFDVIIEDASGAIQTVNLTSGINHIEGIVSGPVKVTIDTQTLIDAVEERDKRLDSETSPVPEFAKEALGGPEQSQSKKYLHATLGDLWSNNPDYQFLEEHNKGKLGNVTFVHNESYVIEVLDFTKQEIRFGVFFDGTGNNSFNADFGAMCEEEKFISDETQNICEELFEISEKNRGSYDNSITNIGRLSEFYYSDEESVFSIYMEGVGTKALEKDERFPDMGLGIGDRGVVAITHKAIGRVVDEMDSLNDNNLMFNIVFDIFGFSRGAATARHFANEIHKKMDGLVYEKLQLNSSSKVNINFIGLYDTVAAIGCIKDLLDTTDENNHGINLYLPKDIANKVVHFTAHHECRDNFALNSVAPEHQEIALLGVHSDIGGGYKDPKDSVLIMKPYLRTISEDDWHAAQNFNNKAIEKIEEMKQEFLPYVVSSSCFSQNNIVKTRLTNKHYRYRATLSMTRDISPDLQLLSFNLMHKIATDNNVPFSTNTLTFDGRLAELYSFYEDNYNHSKNISGLSIIKEVPESLSSYVLKHYVHCSDHWALDSGMYTMKPKINQYGERERQIWTHKKQKGYPF, encoded by the coding sequence ATGAGTGAGCGTTGTATTCCCTGTGAAAAGAGTAAAAACTGGATTGAATTGGATTTTAGAGATGAAAATAATCAGTCTTATGAGGGTTTTGATGTCATTATCGAAGATGCTTCCGGAGCTATTCAGACTGTAAATTTGACTTCTGGAATAAATCATATTGAAGGAATTGTGAGTGGTCCTGTAAAAGTTACTATAGATACTCAGACATTGATAGATGCTGTTGAAGAGCGAGATAAGCGATTAGATTCAGAAACATCGCCAGTTCCAGAGTTTGCAAAAGAAGCTCTGGGTGGTCCAGAACAAAGCCAAAGTAAAAAGTACTTACATGCAACATTGGGAGATCTATGGAGTAATAATCCGGATTATCAATTTCTTGAAGAGCATAATAAAGGGAAGCTAGGGAATGTTACTTTTGTTCATAACGAGAGTTATGTAATTGAAGTTCTGGATTTTACTAAGCAAGAAATTCGCTTTGGTGTTTTCTTTGATGGTACAGGAAACAACTCGTTTAATGCTGATTTTGGTGCTATGTGTGAAGAGGAAAAGTTTATTTCTGATGAAACCCAAAATATATGCGAAGAATTATTCGAAATTTCAGAAAAAAATCGAGGAAGTTATGATAACTCGATTACAAATATAGGGCGTTTAAGTGAGTTTTATTATTCAGATGAAGAAAGTGTATTTAGTATTTATATGGAAGGTGTAGGGACAAAGGCGCTTGAAAAGGACGAACGTTTTCCTGATATGGGGTTAGGTATCGGTGATCGTGGTGTTGTCGCTATTACTCATAAAGCTATTGGTAGAGTTGTTGATGAGATGGATTCATTGAATGACAATAATTTAATGTTTAATATTGTTTTTGATATCTTTGGTTTTAGTCGAGGAGCCGCTACAGCAAGGCATTTTGCTAATGAAATTCATAAAAAAATGGATGGGTTGGTGTATGAAAAATTACAACTAAATAGTTCTTCTAAAGTAAATATTAATTTTATTGGGTTATACGATACAGTTGCAGCAATTGGTTGTATTAAAGACTTACTTGATACAACTGATGAAAACAATCATGGTATTAATTTATATCTACCTAAAGATATTGCCAATAAAGTAGTGCATTTTACCGCTCATCATGAGTGTAGAGATAATTTCGCTCTAAATTCGGTTGCCCCAGAGCATCAAGAAATTGCTTTACTTGGTGTTCATTCAGATATTGGTGGTGGTTACAAAGATCCAAAAGATAGTGTACTAATTATGAAACCATATCTACGCACTATTAGTGAGGACGATTGGCATGCAGCACAGAACTTCAACAATAAAGCGATAGAAAAAATTGAAGAAATGAAACAAGAGTTTCTACCTTATGTCGTTTCTTCAAGTTGTTTTTCACAAAACAATATTGTTAAAACAAGACTCACCAATAAGCATTATCGGTATAGAGCAACATTATCAATGACAAGAGATATTTCACCCGATCTTCAGTTACTTTCATTTAATTTAATGCATAAGATAGCAACTGATAATAATGTTCCATTTTCAACAAATACTTTAACTTTTGACGGAAGGTTAGCAGAACTCTACTCATTTTATGAAGACAATTATAATCATTCAAAAAATATCTCAGGCTTGTCTATTATAAAAGAAGTACCAGAATCTTTATCATCTTATGTTTTAAAACATTATGTCCATTGTTCAGATCACTGGGCTTTAGATAGTGGAATGTACACGATGAAACCTAAAATTAATCAATACGGAGAACGTGAAAGACAAATTTGGACTCATAAAAAACAGAAAGGATATCCATTTTGA